One region of Salinirubrum litoreum genomic DNA includes:
- the ddh gene encoding D-2-hydroxyacid dehydrogenase, which produces MHLSRLVVHESVGKAMPVESLVESLADLPVPVETAAGDPELGPGDAVAAFGPRPGFRDADWVHCIRAGYDEFPVAEYEAAGTALTNSTGIHGTTVGETALGGMLALARRLHVYRDAQRESRWHDEPYETPFTLSGERLCVVGLGTLGRGIAERADALGMDVVGVRRSGESVPGVRRVYRPDDLHEAIADARFVALATPLTDETRGLIGEAELRAMPDDAYLVNVARGAVVDEEALQQALAEEWIAGAMLDTFVEEPLPADSPLWEYDEVLVTPHSAAMTNRYHEDIADLLRQNVERLRADESMVNRVA; this is translated from the coding sequence ATGCACCTCTCACGCCTCGTCGTCCACGAGTCGGTCGGGAAGGCCATGCCGGTCGAAAGCCTCGTCGAGTCACTCGCCGACCTCCCGGTTCCGGTCGAGACCGCCGCCGGCGACCCCGAACTCGGTCCCGGCGATGCAGTCGCCGCCTTCGGCCCGCGACCCGGCTTCCGAGACGCCGACTGGGTCCACTGCATCCGGGCCGGCTACGACGAGTTCCCCGTCGCCGAGTACGAGGCGGCGGGCACCGCGCTGACGAACTCGACCGGGATCCACGGCACCACGGTCGGGGAGACCGCCCTCGGCGGGATGCTCGCGCTGGCCCGCCGACTCCACGTCTACCGCGACGCCCAGCGCGAGTCCCGCTGGCACGACGAACCCTACGAGACACCGTTCACGCTCTCGGGGGAACGACTCTGCGTCGTCGGTCTCGGGACGCTCGGGCGCGGTATCGCCGAACGCGCCGACGCGCTGGGGATGGACGTGGTCGGCGTCCGGCGCTCCGGGGAGTCCGTACCGGGCGTCCGCCGGGTCTACCGCCCGGACGACCTCCACGAAGCAATCGCGGACGCCCGGTTCGTCGCCCTCGCCACCCCGCTGACCGACGAGACGCGGGGGCTGATCGGGGAGGCCGAACTCCGCGCGATGCCCGACGACGCCTACCTCGTGAACGTCGCGCGTGGCGCGGTCGTGGACGAGGAGGCCCTCCAGCAGGCACTCGCCGAGGAGTGGATCGCCGGGGCGATGCTGGACACCTTCGTCGAAGAGCCACTGCCCGCCGACTCGCCGCTGTGGGAGTACGACGAGGTGCTGGTGACGCCGCACTCGGCGGCGATGACGAACCGCTACCACGAGGACATCGCCGACCTCCTGCGGCAGAACGTCGAACGCCTGCGGGCCGACGAGTCGATGGTCAACCGCGTGGCCTGA
- the trmY gene encoding tRNA (pseudouridine(54)-N(1))-methyltransferase TrmY yields the protein MRQFIVSGHDVPTTPDFSLDDLAGGAGRLDVLCRCVNSAFFLSHAIREDVKVHLVLADEFTVTFDGSEIRRLNPDERSTAALVRTALEHREDAIGHMPAESTPGVSIRRMGFEATLERVAENATVVELHEDGDPVVDVEPPQNPVFVLSDHHDFTDREAELLAETADRRVRLGPELLHADHAITVAHNYLDTQGFTTY from the coding sequence ATGCGCCAGTTCATCGTCTCGGGCCACGACGTGCCCACGACGCCCGACTTCTCGCTCGACGACCTCGCGGGCGGTGCCGGCCGCCTCGACGTGCTCTGCCGGTGTGTCAACTCCGCGTTCTTCCTCTCGCACGCGATCCGCGAGGACGTGAAAGTCCACCTCGTCCTCGCCGACGAGTTCACCGTCACCTTCGACGGGAGCGAGATCCGGCGACTCAACCCCGACGAACGGTCCACGGCGGCGCTGGTCCGCACCGCACTGGAGCACCGCGAGGACGCCATCGGCCACATGCCCGCCGAGTCGACACCCGGCGTCTCGATCCGGCGGATGGGCTTCGAGGCGACGCTGGAGCGTGTGGCCGAGAACGCGACGGTCGTCGAACTGCACGAGGACGGCGACCCAGTCGTGGACGTTGAGCCGCCGCAGAATCCGGTGTTCGTGCTCTCGGACCACCACGACTTCACCGACCGGGAAGCGGAGTTGTTGGCAGAGACGGCGGATCGGCGGGTGCGACTCGGTCCCGAACTGCTCCACGCCGACCACGCGATCACGGTCGCGCACAACTACCTCGACACGCAGGGGTTCACGACCTACTGA
- a CDS encoding NAD(P)-dependent oxidoreductase, which yields MPEFEVVASDDPMLDPKGLRAVLGTDTDLSVADLRSTDALVAACEGADAVVTDVSTPVPREAIERLSLSVIGRAGVGVDNIDVAAAAEADVTVVHVPDYCTDEVATHSLTLLLSTLRGVASYDRQVAGGGWGWEDGRAVHRLHGSSVGIVSFGPIARRFAGLLSGFDVDVLASDPFVDAETMADHGVTKRSYEAMVDEVDHLVSLAPLTPETRGMVGAETFAALPEHAVVVNTGRGGVVDEAALAEALDAGEIGAAGLDVLDEEPPHDSPVVGRDDVIVTPHAGWYSVQARDELNRDVGQYVAEALRGERPEGWIDPSAEWL from the coding sequence ATGCCCGAGTTCGAAGTCGTGGCGAGCGACGACCCGATGCTGGACCCCAAGGGACTGCGCGCGGTGCTCGGTACCGACACCGACCTCTCCGTCGCCGACCTGCGCTCGACCGACGCGCTGGTGGCGGCATGCGAGGGTGCCGACGCGGTCGTGACCGACGTGTCGACGCCGGTCCCGCGTGAGGCGATCGAACGCCTCTCGCTGTCGGTGATCGGGCGGGCCGGCGTCGGCGTGGACAACATCGACGTGGCCGCCGCCGCCGAGGCGGACGTGACGGTCGTCCACGTGCCGGACTACTGCACCGACGAGGTGGCGACCCACTCGTTGACGCTCCTGTTGTCGACGCTCCGGGGCGTCGCCAGTTACGACCGACAGGTCGCGGGCGGCGGGTGGGGTTGGGAGGACGGCCGAGCGGTCCACCGCCTCCACGGGTCGTCGGTCGGTATCGTCTCCTTCGGACCGATCGCCCGCAGGTTCGCCGGACTGCTCTCGGGCTTCGACGTCGACGTGCTCGCCAGCGACCCCTTCGTGGACGCCGAGACGATGGCCGACCACGGCGTGACGAAGCGGAGCTACGAGGCGATGGTCGACGAGGTCGACCACCTCGTCTCGCTCGCGCCGCTGACGCCCGAGACGCGCGGGATGGTCGGTGCAGAGACCTTCGCGGCACTGCCGGAGCACGCCGTCGTCGTCAACACCGGGCGCGGCGGTGTCGTGGACGAGGCGGCGCTCGCCGAGGCGCTGGACGCGGGCGAGATCGGTGCGGCGGGACTGGACGTGTTAGACGAGGAACCGCCCCACGACTCGCCGGTCGTCGGGAGAGACGACGTGATCGTGACGCCACACGCCGGCTGGTACTCGGTGCAGGCGCGCGACGAACTGAACCGTGACGTGGGCCAGTACGTCGCCGAGGCCCTGCGCGGCGAGCGACCGGAGGGGTGGATCGACCCGAGCGCCGAGTGGCTGTGA
- a CDS encoding HAD family hydrolase — MSYDTVVFDNDGVLVGRTSFDVLETATAETFAQFGVDDPDPDHVEDMTIGAQPDSVARVCDTYDLDPATFWRARDRTVSGAQQEEARAGRKTPYDDIDTLADLDAKQGIVSSNQQETVDFLLQHFGLTNLFDTAYGRAETIQSLDLRKPNPHYIERALSDLDADSALFVGDNESDIRAAHNAGIDSAFIRRPHRRDWDLNVWPTWDIDSLDALHDICSG; from the coding sequence ATGAGCTACGATACCGTCGTCTTCGACAACGACGGTGTCCTCGTCGGTCGAACCAGTTTCGACGTGCTCGAAACCGCGACGGCGGAGACGTTCGCGCAGTTCGGCGTAGACGACCCCGACCCCGACCACGTAGAGGACATGACAATCGGCGCACAGCCAGACTCGGTCGCCCGCGTCTGTGACACCTACGACCTCGACCCGGCCACCTTCTGGCGCGCCCGCGACCGCACGGTCTCGGGTGCCCAGCAGGAGGAGGCCCGCGCGGGCCGCAAGACGCCCTACGACGACATCGACACGCTGGCCGACCTCGACGCGAAACAGGGCATCGTCAGTTCGAACCAGCAGGAGACCGTCGACTTCCTCCTGCAACACTTCGGCCTGACGAACCTGTTCGACACCGCCTACGGCCGCGCGGAGACGATCCAGAGTCTCGACCTGCGGAAGCCGAACCCCCACTACATCGAGCGCGCGCTCTCGGATCTCGACGCCGACTCCGCGCTGTTCGTCGGCGACAACGAGTCGGACATCCGGGCCGCGCACAACGCCGGCATCGACTCGGCGTTCATCCGCCGACCGCACCGCCGCGACTGGGACCTGAACGTCTGGCCGACCTGGGACATCGACTCGCTGGACGCGCTCCACGACATCTGTTCCGGCTGA
- a CDS encoding DUF6663 family protein, translating to MELETSGRFRVLASPRDRTELLLLDHEEFDPVYVATEGYDGVLGDAVADLRPGYLIDATLRWSEDGDPRFADLSVERRDELTFADDVTGIFEAAKETWYTAEADGEGMNSRVTRDTDGEPNGVLYVFAEQPGARDLFEEFRSGVLPLEPLLQRVEEGRDDDEGRAIFVLRPADEPFLVVYIVFTQDGLLDRTIRDTYDLHD from the coding sequence ATGGAACTGGAGACCAGCGGGCGCTTCCGGGTGCTGGCGAGCCCTCGCGACCGAACCGAACTCCTGCTCCTCGACCACGAGGAGTTCGACCCGGTGTACGTCGCCACCGAGGGGTACGACGGCGTGCTGGGCGACGCGGTCGCGGACCTCCGACCGGGCTACCTGATCGACGCGACGCTCCGCTGGTCAGAGGACGGCGACCCACGATTCGCCGACCTCTCGGTCGAACGCCGGGACGAACTCACCTTCGCCGACGACGTCACCGGTATCTTCGAGGCCGCGAAGGAGACGTGGTACACCGCCGAGGCGGACGGCGAGGGGATGAACTCCCGCGTGACCCGCGACACCGACGGGGAACCGAACGGCGTGCTGTACGTCTTCGCCGAGCAACCCGGCGCGCGCGACCTGTTCGAGGAGTTCCGGAGCGGCGTGCTGCCACTGGAACCGCTCCTCCAGCGCGTCGAGGAGGGCAGAGACGACGACGAGGGTCGGGCCATCTTCGTCCTGCGACCGGCCGACGAACCGTTTCTCGTCGTCTACATCGTCTTCACGCAGGACGGCCTGCTCGACCGGACGATACGGGACACCTACGACCTACACGACTGA
- a CDS encoding universal stress protein, translated as MYDRILLPTDGSDASETATEHALWLAEQSDATLSAVSVVDSRVYRSADSDQQGEITETLKRDATESVESVADRAAAAGVTCETAVLDGVPDTEILRFADEIDADLLVMGTHGRTGRERLANLGSVTERVVTGADRPTLVVTVEDD; from the coding sequence ATGTACGACCGGATACTCCTGCCGACCGACGGGAGCGACGCGAGCGAGACGGCGACCGAGCACGCACTCTGGCTGGCCGAGCAGTCCGACGCGACCCTCTCGGCGGTCAGCGTCGTCGACAGCCGCGTCTACCGTTCTGCCGACAGCGACCAGCAGGGCGAGATCACCGAGACGCTGAAGCGGGACGCGACCGAGTCCGTCGAGTCGGTCGCCGACCGCGCCGCCGCGGCCGGCGTCACGTGTGAGACCGCGGTCCTCGACGGCGTGCCGGACACCGAGATTCTGCGCTTCGCCGACGAGATCGACGCCGATCTGCTCGTGATGGGTACCCACGGGCGCACCGGCCGGGAGCGCCTGGCGAACCTCGGGAGCGTCACGGAGCGCGTCGTCACCGGCGCGGACCGACCCACGCTGGTCGTCACCGTCGAGGACGACTGA